One genomic window of Novosphingobium aureum includes the following:
- the rpmC gene encoding 50S ribosomal protein L29 — translation MASTTEDFRAKTDDQLTEELVALKREQFNLRFQAATSQLEAPARIKQVRRDIARIKTLQAERSAAAK, via the coding sequence ATGGCCAGCACCACTGAAGACTTCCGCGCCAAGACCGACGACCAGCTCACCGAAGAGCTCGTCGCCCTCAAGCGCGAGCAGTTCAACCTGCGCTTCCAGGCCGCCACGAGCCAGCTCGAGGCACCGGCCCGGATCAAGCAGGTCCGTCGCGACATCGCCCGCATCAAGACGCTCCAGGCTGAGCGTTCGGCTGCGGCGAAGTAA
- the rpsC gene encoding 30S ribosomal protein S3 yields the protein MGHKSNPIGLRLQINRTWDSRWFAEGRDYGKLLEEDLKIRKAIMAAVPQAAISKVVIERPAKLCRISIYAARPGVIIGKKGADIEKLRKKLAEMTSSEVKLNIVEIRKPEVDAKLIAQGIADQLIRRVAFRRAMKRAMQSAMRLGAEGIKIMCGGRLGGAEIARVEQYREGRVPLHTLRANIDYAEAEALTAYGIIGIKVWVFKGEILGHDPMAQDRLMMEAQTSGVRPAR from the coding sequence ATGGGTCACAAGAGCAATCCGATCGGTCTGCGTCTGCAGATCAACCGTACCTGGGACAGCCGCTGGTTCGCCGAAGGCCGTGACTACGGCAAGCTGCTTGAGGAAGACCTCAAGATCCGCAAGGCGATCATGGCAGCCGTTCCCCAGGCCGCCATCTCGAAGGTCGTGATCGAGCGTCCGGCCAAGCTGTGCCGCATCTCGATCTACGCTGCCCGCCCCGGTGTCATCATCGGCAAGAAGGGTGCGGACATCGAGAAGCTTCGCAAGAAGCTGGCCGAGATGACCTCGAGCGAGGTCAAGCTGAACATCGTCGAGATCCGCAAGCCGGAAGTCGACGCCAAGCTCATCGCTCAGGGCATCGCCGACCAGCTGATCCGCCGCGTTGCCTTCCGTCGTGCCATGAAGCGCGCGATGCAGTCGGCCATGCGTCTGGGTGCCGAAGGCATCAAGATCATGTGCGGCGGCCGTCTTGGCGGCGCTGAGATCGCACGCGTCGAGCAGTATCGCGAAGGTCGCGTGCCGCTCCACACGCTGCGTGCGAACATCGACTATGCCGAAGCCGAGGCGCTGACCGCCTACGGTATCATCGGCATCAAGGTCTGGGTCTTCAAGGGTGAGATCCTCGGCCACGACCCGATGGCGCAGGACCGGCTGATGATGGAGGCTCAGACCTCCGGCGTCCGCCCGGCGCGCTGA
- the rplV gene encoding 50S ribosomal protein L22, translating to MSKQAAPRRVGEKEALSVGTTIRGSAQKLNLVAALIRGKKAEEAMNILAFSKKAMAVDARKVLASAIANAENNHNLDVDALVVAEASVGKSITMKRFHARGRGKSTRILKPFSRLRIIVREVEEA from the coding sequence AGCACCCCGCCGCGTCGGCGAAAAGGAAGCCCTGTCGGTCGGCACCACGATCCGTGGTTCGGCGCAGAAGCTCAACCTCGTCGCCGCCCTGATCCGCGGCAAGAAGGCCGAGGAAGCGATGAACATCCTCGCTTTCTCGAAGAAGGCCATGGCCGTGGACGCCCGCAAGGTTCTCGCTTCGGCGATCGCCAACGCGGAGAACAACCACAACCTCGACGTCGACGCCCTCGTCGTCGCCGAGGCTTCGGTCGGCAAGTCGATCACCATGAAGCGCTTCCACGCTCGTGGTCGCGGCAAGTCTACGCGTATCCTCAAGCCGTTTTCGCGCCTGCGGATCATCGTTCGCGAAGTCGAGGAGGCCTGA
- the rplP gene encoding 50S ribosomal protein L16 — protein MLQPKKTKFRKAFKGRIKGEAKGGTDLNFGSYGLKAMEPERITARQIEAARRAITRHIKRQGRLWIRVFPDVPVSKKPAEVRQGKGKGSVEYWAARVKPGRILFELDGVAGPLAAEAFSRAAMKLPIKTKVVARLGDTSHLEG, from the coding sequence ATGCTGCAACCGAAAAAGACTAAGTTCCGCAAGGCATTCAAGGGCCGGATCAAGGGCGAGGCCAAGGGTGGCACCGACCTGAACTTCGGATCCTACGGCCTCAAGGCCATGGAGCCGGAGCGTATCACCGCCCGCCAGATCGAGGCGGCTCGCCGCGCGATCACGCGTCACATCAAGCGCCAGGGTCGCCTCTGGATCCGCGTCTTCCCGGACGTGCCGGTTTCGAAGAAGCCTGCCGAAGTCCGTCAGGGTAAGGGCAAGGGTTCGGTGGAATACTGGGCTGCCCGTGTGAAGCCCGGCCGCATCCTGTTCGAGCTGGACGGCGTTGCCGGCCCGCTCGCCGCTGAGGCTTTCAGCCGCGCCGCGATGAAGCTTCCCATCAAGACCAAGGTCGTTGCCCGTCTCGGCGACACCTCGCACCTGGAGGGTTAA